One window of the Oceanicaulis sp. genome contains the following:
- a CDS encoding ribonucleoside-diphosphate reductase subunit alpha yields the protein MTPFDHAQSTSGAATRAAESPRGKPKAVKLRLVEKVKTDPSRDALLTEFGKKTLVDRYLLPGESYQDMFARVSTAYADDIAHAQRLYDYMSQLWFMPATPVLSNGGAERGLPISCFLNSVADSLDDIVGTWTENVWLASNGGGIGTYWGGVRSIGEKVGQNGQTSGIIPFIRVMDSLTLAISQGSLRRGSAAAYLDVHHPEIEEFLEIRKPSGDFNRKSLNLHHGINITDAFMEAVREDREFELRSPKSGEVVKTVNARKLWQKILELRLQTGEPYIIFSDTVNNNLPAHQRKLGLKVRQSNLCSEIMLPTGVDHLGVDRTAVCCLSSLNAEKYLEWKDDETFIEDLFRFLDNVLQDFIDRAPDEMERAKYSAFRERSVGLGLMGFHSFLQKMNVPFESAMAQSWNKRMFQHIRQEADKASVKLAEERGACPDAAEHGVKARFSHKLAIAPTASISIICGGTSAGIEPIPANVYTHKTLSGSFTVKNPYLEEILEAKGQNTPAVWASILEHEGSVQHLDCLTQDEKDVFKTAFELDQRWVIEHAADRTPYICQSQSLNIFLPGDVNKWDLHMLHWTAWEKGVKSLYYCRSKSVQRAAYAGSGEKSEMERSMEQAAPTDYDECLACQ from the coding sequence ATGACGCCATTCGATCACGCCCAATCGACGAGCGGCGCCGCGACGCGGGCCGCAGAGAGCCCGCGGGGCAAGCCCAAGGCGGTCAAGCTGCGCCTTGTCGAGAAGGTCAAGACCGATCCCTCCCGGGACGCGCTTCTGACCGAGTTCGGCAAGAAGACGCTGGTCGACCGCTACCTGCTGCCCGGCGAGTCCTATCAGGACATGTTCGCGCGCGTCTCGACGGCCTACGCCGACGACATCGCGCACGCCCAGCGCCTGTACGACTACATGTCCCAGCTCTGGTTCATGCCGGCCACGCCCGTTCTGTCGAACGGCGGCGCGGAGCGCGGCCTGCCGATCTCGTGCTTCCTCAATTCGGTCGCCGATTCGCTCGACGACATCGTGGGCACCTGGACGGAGAACGTGTGGCTGGCCTCCAACGGCGGCGGTATCGGCACCTATTGGGGCGGCGTGCGCTCGATCGGCGAGAAGGTCGGTCAGAACGGCCAGACCTCGGGCATCATTCCCTTCATCCGCGTGATGGACTCTCTGACGCTCGCGATTTCGCAGGGCTCGCTGCGGCGCGGCTCGGCGGCGGCGTATCTGGACGTCCATCACCCGGAAATCGAGGAATTCCTCGAGATCCGCAAACCCTCGGGCGACTTCAACCGCAAGAGCCTGAACCTGCACCACGGCATCAACATCACCGACGCCTTCATGGAGGCGGTGCGCGAGGATCGCGAGTTTGAACTGCGCTCGCCGAAATCGGGCGAGGTCGTGAAGACCGTGAACGCGCGCAAGCTGTGGCAGAAGATCCTTGAGCTGCGGCTTCAGACCGGCGAGCCCTACATCATCTTCTCCGACACGGTGAACAACAACCTGCCCGCCCACCAGCGCAAGCTGGGGCTGAAGGTGCGCCAGTCCAATCTGTGCTCGGAGATCATGCTGCCCACCGGCGTCGATCATCTGGGCGTGGACCGGACCGCGGTGTGCTGCCTGTCGTCCCTGAACGCGGAGAAGTATCTCGAGTGGAAGGACGACGAGACCTTCATCGAGGACCTGTTCCGCTTCCTCGACAACGTGCTGCAGGACTTCATCGACCGCGCGCCCGACGAGATGGAGCGCGCCAAGTACTCCGCCTTCCGCGAGCGTTCGGTGGGTCTGGGCCTGATGGGCTTCCACTCCTTCCTTCAGAAGATGAACGTGCCGTTCGAAAGCGCGATGGCGCAGTCCTGGAACAAGCGCATGTTCCAGCACATCCGCCAGGAAGCCGACAAAGCCTCGGTCAAGCTCGCCGAAGAGCGGGGCGCCTGCCCTGACGCGGCGGAGCACGGGGTGAAGGCGCGTTTCTCCCACAAGCTCGCGATCGCGCCGACCGCGTCGATCTCGATCATCTGCGGGGGCACCAGCGCGGGCATCGAGCCGATCCCGGCGAACGTGTACACCCACAAGACCCTGTCGGGCTCGTTCACGGTGAAGAACCCCTATCTTGAGGAAATCCTCGAGGCGAAGGGGCAGAACACGCCGGCGGTCTGGGCCTCGATCCTCGAACACGAGGGCTCGGTGCAGCATCTCGACTGCCTGACCCAGGACGAGAAGGACGTGTTCAAGACCGCGTTCGAACTCGATCAGCGCTGGGTGATCGAACACGCCGCCGACCGCACGCCTTATATCTGCCAGTCCCAGTCGCTGAACATCTTCCTGCCCGGCGACGTCAACAAATGGGACCTGCACATGCTGCACTGGACGGCCTGGGAGAAGGGCGTGAAATCGCTCTACTACTGCCGGTCCAAATCCGTGCAGCGCGCCGCCTACGCCGGCTCGGGCGAGAAATCGGAAATGGAGCGCAGCATGGAGCAGGCCGCGCCCACCGATTACGACGAGTGCCTCGCCTGCCAGTAG
- a CDS encoding aminotransferase class V-fold PLP-dependent enzyme, whose protein sequence is MLDDRTSPYAQASMLTAKIDAVRGSLYGHGAGVEAGYGTKPLVYADYGASGRPSALIDARVNQIAALYANPHNEDSATGHAATAALHEACARIKQSLGAGADHALISCGSGATAAIAKLQEILGLALPPATRRLLREQLGEAFEAALKEAAPVVFVGPYEHHSNELGWRESLAEVVTIGLDADGGIDLSDLQAKLCDPRFSGRRKIGAFSAASNVTGVKTDVAALARLLHRHGAILALDCAASAPYLPIDMSPADPDAAPDAVSLSPHKMVGGPGACGLLVFRKSLYDAALAPTVAGGGTVRYVTPCDHDFIADIEARERAGTPGLMQTLRAAESLTLLEEIGWDAIEAIEHGHLQAALEALSGNRGVEIYGPKDAGRRIALFSFNIRPEGGDPLHPRFVARLLNDLYGIQARAGCSCAGPYGHALLGLDDSATQAHRAAVHDGYAGLRPGWVRVSFHWSMSAAERDYVIAAISQIARFGVRFAADYRFDPRSGAWTRADGAQARLSDTAPDLDAALADAERLAGDRTAGTAEITLPAAYAGLVRHAGLSVRKA, encoded by the coding sequence ATGCTCGACGATCGCACCTCCCCCTACGCTCAAGCGTCCATGCTCACCGCGAAGATCGACGCGGTGCGCGGCTCGCTTTACGGCCACGGCGCGGGCGTGGAGGCCGGTTACGGGACCAAACCGCTGGTCTACGCCGATTACGGCGCGTCGGGCCGGCCGAGCGCGCTGATCGACGCGCGGGTCAATCAGATCGCCGCGCTTTACGCCAACCCTCATAACGAGGACAGCGCCACCGGCCATGCCGCGACCGCCGCGCTGCACGAGGCCTGTGCGCGCATCAAGCAATCGCTGGGCGCGGGCGCGGACCATGCGCTGATCAGCTGCGGGTCGGGTGCGACCGCCGCGATCGCCAAGCTTCAGGAGATCCTCGGCCTCGCCCTGCCCCCGGCGACGCGCCGCCTCCTGCGCGAGCAGCTGGGCGAGGCCTTCGAGGCTGCGCTCAAGGAGGCTGCGCCGGTCGTGTTCGTGGGCCCTTACGAGCACCATTCCAACGAGCTGGGCTGGCGCGAGAGCCTCGCCGAGGTCGTCACGATCGGCCTCGACGCCGACGGCGGGATCGATCTGAGCGACCTGCAAGCGAAGCTCTGCGATCCGCGCTTTTCGGGCCGGCGCAAGATCGGCGCGTTTTCCGCCGCCTCGAACGTCACCGGGGTGAAGACCGACGTCGCCGCTCTCGCCCGGCTGCTGCACCGCCACGGCGCGATCCTCGCGCTCGATTGCGCGGCCAGCGCGCCCTACCTGCCCATCGACATGAGCCCGGCCGATCCGGACGCCGCGCCCGACGCGGTCAGCCTCAGCCCGCACAAGATGGTCGGCGGGCCGGGCGCCTGCGGCCTGCTCGTCTTCAGAAAGTCGCTCTATGACGCCGCGCTCGCGCCCACGGTCGCAGGCGGCGGAACAGTGCGCTACGTCACCCCGTGCGATCACGATTTCATCGCCGACATCGAGGCGCGCGAGCGGGCGGGCACGCCGGGGCTGATGCAGACCCTGCGCGCAGCCGAATCCCTGACCCTGCTCGAGGAGATCGGCTGGGACGCGATCGAAGCGATCGAGCACGGCCATCTTCAGGCCGCGCTGGAGGCGCTGTCCGGCAATCGGGGCGTGGAGATCTACGGTCCGAAAGACGCCGGCCGGCGCATCGCGCTGTTCAGCTTCAACATCCGGCCCGAGGGCGGCGACCCGCTGCACCCGCGATTCGTCGCGCGGCTGCTCAACGATCTTTACGGGATCCAGGCGCGGGCGGGCTGTTCCTGCGCGGGGCCCTATGGTCACGCGCTTCTGGGCCTGGACGACAGCGCCACTCAGGCCCATCGCGCAGCCGTGCATGACGGCTACGCCGGTTTGCGGCCGGGCTGGGTGCGGGTGAGCTTTCACTGGTCGATGAGCGCGGCCGAGCGCGACTACGTCATCGCCGCCATTTCGCAGATCGCCCGCTTCGGCGTTCGATTCGCCGCCGACTACCGTTTCGATCCGCGCTCGGGCGCCTGGACGCGGGCCGACGGCGCTCAAGCGCGCCTTTCCGACACAGCGCCGGACCTCGACGCCGCGCTCGCGGACGCCGAACGCCTCGCAGGGGACCGAACGGCCGGAACGGCGGAGATCACGCTGCCGGCGGCTTATGCGGGCCTCGTCCGCCATGCCGGTCTGAGCGTGCGCAAAGCGTAA
- a CDS encoding Lrp/AsnC family transcriptional regulator, translating into MDRYDRALLKAIQADADRTVNELAEEIGLSPTPTARRLKLLAERGYIEKRVALLRPEALGLKTTLFVFVRTSRHDEAWLKQFSEGVSRMPEVVEFYRMGGEIDYLLKIVLPEISAYDAVYKRLIAVAPLADVSAAFAMEAIKNTTELPLPAAG; encoded by the coding sequence ATGGATCGCTATGACCGGGCGCTGCTGAAGGCGATTCAGGCGGACGCGGACAGGACGGTGAACGAACTCGCCGAGGAGATCGGCCTGTCGCCCACCCCGACCGCGCGGCGGCTGAAGCTGCTGGCCGAGCGCGGCTATATCGAGAAGCGGGTCGCCCTGCTGCGGCCCGAGGCGCTGGGGCTGAAGACCACGCTCTTCGTCTTCGTGCGCACCAGCCGGCACGACGAAGCCTGGCTCAAGCAGTTTTCCGAAGGCGTCTCGCGCATGCCTGAAGTTGTGGAGTTCTACCGGATGGGCGGGGAGATCGACTATCTTCTGAAGATCGTCCTTCCCGAGATCAGCGCCTATGACGCGGTCTACAAGCGCCTGATCGCGGTCGCGCCGCTCGCAGACGTCTCCGCCGCCTTCGCAATGGAGGCGATCAAGAACACCACCGAGCTGCCTTTACCGGCTGCGGGTTAG
- a CDS encoding hydroxymethylglutaryl-CoA lyase, whose amino-acid sequence MSRRIDIVEVGPRDGLQNDPVLLDTSVKLEFVDRLIEAGVKRMEAASFVNPKLVPAMADSKDLMAHVPRDRGVAYIGLALNERGMRAAIEAQCDEINFVMVASEGFGKRNQNATPEDTADLLDRIAVLAHDAKIPLSATISVAFGDPFDGEVDVARVAELARRAEAAGAVEIALGDTIGVATPWHVTKAAEAVREAAPKARLRLHFHNTRNTAIANVYAAVEAGVEVIDASVGGIGGCPFAPKATGNVATEDVVYLLEKGGYETGLDLDTLIKTAIWLEEIALKHPVYSALAKAGGFPARG is encoded by the coding sequence ATGAGCCGCCGCATCGACATCGTTGAAGTCGGCCCGCGCGACGGGCTTCAGAACGACCCCGTGCTTCTGGACACCTCGGTGAAGCTCGAATTCGTCGACCGGCTGATCGAGGCGGGCGTGAAGCGGATGGAGGCGGCGAGCTTCGTGAACCCCAAGCTCGTCCCGGCGATGGCGGACTCAAAAGACCTGATGGCGCACGTGCCCCGCGACCGGGGCGTCGCCTATATCGGACTGGCGCTGAACGAGCGCGGGATGCGCGCAGCGATCGAGGCGCAATGCGACGAGATCAATTTCGTGATGGTCGCCTCCGAAGGCTTCGGAAAGCGCAATCAGAACGCCACGCCCGAAGACACCGCCGATCTTCTGGATCGGATCGCCGTGCTCGCCCATGACGCAAAGATCCCGCTGTCGGCGACGATCTCGGTCGCGTTCGGCGATCCGTTCGACGGCGAGGTGGACGTCGCCCGCGTCGCAGAGCTCGCCCGGCGCGCCGAAGCGGCCGGCGCAGTGGAGATTGCGCTGGGCGACACGATCGGGGTGGCGACGCCCTGGCACGTCACGAAAGCCGCCGAGGCGGTGCGAGAGGCTGCGCCCAAGGCCCGGCTGCGCCTTCATTTCCACAACACCCGCAACACTGCGATCGCGAACGTGTACGCCGCCGTCGAGGCGGGCGTGGAGGTTATCGACGCTTCGGTCGGCGGGATCGGCGGCTGCCCCTTTGCGCCCAAGGCCACCGGCAACGTGGCCACCGAGGACGTGGTCTATCTGCTCGAAAAGGGCGGGTATGAGACCGGGCTCGATCTCGACACGCTGATCAAGACCGCGATCTGGCTCGAAGAGATTGCGCTCAAGCACCCGGTCTATTCAGCCCTAGCCAAGGCCGGCGGGTTTCCCGCGCGCGGCTAG
- a CDS encoding glycosyltransferase family 39 protein, which yields MPTPARAAVVAALLALFAGLAGVFTLPVLDRDEARYAQAAAQMIESGNFVEIRYLDVPRNKKPVGIYWMQAAAVALVSSEEARAIWAYRLPSLLGAALAAAFAALAAGRLYGGRAALGAGATLAVGVLLGTEAGIAKTDAVLTASCAAAFYAFVRLRLAFDLTDPTARRNGGRAWAAAWWAAVGIGALIKGPVAPVAAGLAVLALAGLERRWRWALPLAFWPGPLLAALIVAPWLVAVQLMTEGGFLAGAIGGDLAPKIVSGDEGHGAPPGLHLLLLPVLFFPAIVFLPAGVRAAIKDWRASSDPAARRAGLAAKLVIAFAVPIWIAFELLPTKLPHYVLPAYPALAVLAGLGFARLSETAPLWRWTGAALLLAGALALAVAMRWVPAGYGGPEGAAWWLSSALLLAAVITAVTAGRRRPGAALIAAVATGLVFHVAVRGVIVPGASDLFLSPPAAGIALERTANGAPLYSTYTEPSFAFLTGGDLTLTGPAAVTAEPPPAPFVLAVDTARWLEGAQTEDERETRQAALDRLTETACAVDLVEGFNYSRGDPTSILILDHACAQEPRP from the coding sequence ATGCCGACGCCGGCTCGCGCCGCCGTTGTCGCCGCCCTTCTGGCGCTGTTTGCAGGGCTCGCCGGCGTCTTCACCCTGCCTGTTCTGGACCGCGACGAGGCCCGCTACGCCCAGGCCGCCGCGCAGATGATCGAGAGCGGGAATTTCGTCGAAATCCGGTATCTCGACGTGCCTCGCAATAAAAAGCCTGTCGGGATCTACTGGATGCAGGCCGCCGCGGTCGCGCTCGTCTCCTCAGAAGAAGCCCGCGCGATCTGGGCCTATCGGCTGCCCTCCCTGCTGGGCGCGGCGCTCGCCGCAGCGTTCGCCGCGCTCGCGGCGGGCCGGCTGTATGGCGGCCGGGCGGCGCTCGGCGCAGGCGCGACCCTGGCCGTCGGCGTCCTTCTCGGGACCGAGGCCGGCATCGCAAAGACCGACGCCGTGCTGACTGCGAGTTGCGCGGCGGCGTTCTACGCCTTCGTCAGGCTGAGACTGGCCTTCGACCTTACAGATCCGACCGCGCGCCGGAACGGTGGGCGCGCCTGGGCGGCCGCCTGGTGGGCCGCGGTGGGGATCGGCGCATTGATCAAGGGCCCGGTCGCGCCTGTGGCCGCCGGGCTCGCCGTACTGGCTCTGGCCGGGCTGGAGCGGCGCTGGCGCTGGGCTCTGCCGCTGGCCTTCTGGCCGGGCCCGCTGCTCGCCGCGCTCATCGTCGCGCCCTGGCTCGTCGCCGTGCAGCTCATGACCGAAGGCGGGTTTCTGGCCGGCGCGATCGGCGGCGATCTCGCCCCCAAGATCGTCTCCGGCGACGAAGGCCACGGCGCTCCGCCCGGCCTTCACCTTCTCTTGCTGCCCGTCCTTTTCTTTCCCGCGATCGTTTTTCTGCCGGCAGGCGTGCGCGCCGCGATCAAGGACTGGCGCGCAAGTTCCGACCCCGCCGCCCGCCGCGCCGGGCTCGCTGCGAAACTGGTGATCGCCTTCGCGGTCCCGATCTGGATTGCATTCGAGCTTCTGCCAACCAAGCTGCCCCATTACGTCCTCCCGGCCTATCCCGCACTCGCCGTGCTCGCCGGGCTGGGTTTCGCCAGGCTGTCGGAGACCGCCCCGCTCTGGCGGTGGACCGGCGCAGCGCTGCTCCTCGCCGGCGCGCTGGCGCTGGCGGTGGCGATGCGCTGGGTCCCGGCCGGCTATGGCGGTCCTGAGGGCGCTGCGTGGTGGCTGAGTTCCGCGCTCCTGCTCGCGGCAGTGATCACCGCCGTCACCGCAGGACGGCGGCGGCCCGGCGCAGCGCTGATCGCGGCGGTCGCCACCGGGCTCGTCTTTCACGTCGCGGTGCGCGGGGTGATCGTGCCGGGCGCGTCCGACCTCTTCCTCTCGCCGCCCGCGGCCGGGATCGCGCTCGAGCGCACCGCGAACGGCGCGCCCCTTTATTCCACCTACACCGAACCCAGCTTCGCTTTCCTGACCGGGGGCGATCTCACCCTGACCGGACCGGCTGCGGTGACGGCCGAGCCCCCGCCCGCCCCCTTCGTTCTGGCGGTCGATACCGCGCGCTGGCTCGAGGGTGCGCAGACCGAAGACGAGCGCGAAACCCGTCAGGCGGCGCTGGACCGGCTGACGGAGACCGCCTGCGCTGTGGACCTGGTGGAGGGGTTCAATTATTCCCGCGGCGACCCGACATCCATCCTCATCCTCGATCACGCCTGCGCACAGGAGCCTCGCCCATGA
- a CDS encoding glycosyltransferase: MTNTSTAPVASAREDLVSIVAPMHDEEGNAAALAREIYAVMKERAHEIVLVNDCSKDGTLDELVAAKSDVPTLRVVSHRANAGQSRAIRTGVICAKGAVVCTLDGDGQNPPEFIPALVDRLTRADAPAALGMVAGRRVGRQDSAGKKLASRLGNGIRKRLLNDDADDTGCGLKAFKRDAYLLLPFFDHQHRFLPALMKREGFIVEFENVGHRPRTAGKSKYTNLGRLFASLSDMVGVMWLNSRARRPGGWDES; this comes from the coding sequence ATGACCAACACCTCCACCGCACCGGTCGCGAGCGCGCGCGAAGACCTCGTCTCCATCGTCGCGCCGATGCATGACGAAGAAGGCAACGCCGCCGCGCTGGCCCGTGAAATCTACGCGGTCATGAAAGAGCGTGCGCACGAGATCGTGCTCGTCAACGACTGCTCGAAGGACGGCACGCTCGACGAGCTGGTCGCGGCGAAATCCGACGTGCCGACGCTGCGCGTGGTCAGCCACCGCGCCAACGCCGGGCAGAGCCGTGCCATACGCACCGGCGTGATCTGCGCGAAGGGAGCGGTGGTCTGCACGCTGGACGGGGATGGTCAGAACCCGCCTGAATTCATTCCCGCGCTCGTCGACAGGCTGACCCGCGCCGACGCGCCCGCCGCGCTCGGCATGGTGGCGGGCCGCCGGGTGGGCCGTCAGGACAGTGCGGGCAAGAAGCTCGCCTCACGCCTGGGCAATGGGATCCGCAAGCGGCTCCTCAACGACGACGCTGACGATACGGGATGCGGGCTCAAAGCGTTCAAGCGCGACGCCTATCTGCTGCTGCCCTTCTTCGATCACCAGCACCGCTTCCTGCCGGCCCTGATGAAGCGCGAAGGCTTCATCGTGGAGTTCGAAAACGTGGGCCACAGGCCACGCACCGCGGGTAAATCGAAGTACACCAATCTGGGCCGCCTTTTCGCCTCTTTGAGCGATATGGTAGGTGTTATGTGGCTCAACAGCCGGGCCAGACGGCCTGGCGGCTGGGACGAGTCCTGA
- the phaR gene encoding polyhydroxyalkanoate synthesis repressor PhaR, with product MAEDRSETPIVIKKYANRRLYDTSASRYVTLDHLRELVKQGRDFQVVDAKSGEDLTRAVLAQIIFEEESKGETLLPVEFLRQLIGFYGDSMQSMVPGYLNMSMQSFAKQQAELRDKMAGAMTDPAASMALIEETAKRNMAMFQQAMKMFTPAMPGAEARSEPKQDAGDQDVKALRAELEAMRKRLDKLAGES from the coding sequence ATGGCGGAAGACCGAAGCGAAACGCCGATCGTAATCAAGAAATACGCGAACCGGCGGCTCTACGACACCTCGGCGAGCCGGTACGTGACGCTCGACCATCTGCGCGAGCTGGTGAAACAGGGCCGCGACTTCCAGGTCGTCGACGCCAAGAGCGGCGAGGATCTGACCCGCGCCGTGCTCGCCCAGATCATCTTCGAGGAGGAGAGCAAGGGCGAGACCCTGCTGCCGGTCGAGTTCCTGCGCCAGCTGATCGGGTTTTACGGCGACTCCATGCAGTCCATGGTGCCGGGCTATCTGAACATGAGCATGCAGAGCTTCGCCAAGCAGCAGGCCGAGCTGCGCGACAAGATGGCCGGCGCGATGACCGATCCGGCCGCCTCGATGGCGCTGATCGAGGAGACCGCCAAGCGCAACATGGCGATGTTCCAGCAGGCCATGAAGATGTTCACCCCGGCCATGCCCGGCGCCGAAGCGCGCAGCGAACCGAAACAGGACGCAGGCGATCAGGACGTGAAGGCGCTGCGCGCCGAACTCGAAGCGATGCGCAAGCGGCTCGACAAGCTGGCCGGCGAGAGCTGA
- a CDS encoding beta-ketoacyl-ACP reductase — MARTALVTGGTRGIGKAISVALKDAGYTVAANYAGNDEAAKAFTEETGIAAYKWSVADYEACAAGIAKVEAEHGPVDILVNNAGITRDAPFHKMTVEQWREVIDCNLSGVFNMTHPLWNGMRDRNFGRIVQISSINGQKGQFAQANYSAAKAGDLGFTRALAQEGARKGITVNAICPGYIATEMVMAVPEHVREQIIATIPTGRLGTPEEIARCVVFLVSDEAGFITGATLTANGGQYMAS, encoded by the coding sequence ATGGCGAGGACGGCTCTGGTGACGGGCGGAACCCGCGGAATCGGCAAGGCGATTTCCGTCGCGCTGAAGGACGCGGGCTATACCGTGGCTGCGAACTACGCAGGCAATGACGAAGCGGCGAAGGCGTTCACCGAAGAGACGGGAATCGCCGCTTATAAATGGTCGGTCGCCGATTACGAGGCCTGCGCGGCCGGGATCGCCAAGGTCGAGGCCGAGCACGGACCGGTCGACATTCTTGTGAACAACGCCGGCATCACGCGCGACGCGCCGTTTCACAAGATGACCGTCGAGCAATGGCGCGAGGTCATCGACTGCAATCTCTCCGGCGTGTTCAACATGACCCATCCGCTCTGGAACGGTATGCGAGACCGCAATTTCGGCCGCATCGTCCAGATCAGCTCGATCAACGGCCAGAAGGGCCAGTTCGCTCAGGCGAACTACTCCGCCGCCAAGGCCGGCGATCTGGGTTTCACCCGCGCGCTCGCCCAGGAAGGCGCGCGCAAGGGCATCACCGTGAACGCCATCTGCCCGGGCTATATCGCGACCGAAATGGTCATGGCGGTGCCCGAGCACGTGCGCGAGCAGATCATCGCGACGATCCCCACAGGCCGCCTCGGCACGCCCGAGGAGATCGCCCGCTGCGTGGTGTTCCTGGTTTCCGACGAGGCCGGTTTCATCACCGGCGCCACGCTGACGGCCAATGGCGGCCAGTACATGGCCTCGTAA
- a CDS encoding DUF4908 domain-containing protein, which produces MIRGLSTLFVLAAGVLALLGAEGAAQSNPFQQLARSGQEASGSHWYERVDGRGRLIFDQSGRAGLVWEEGSMEVVAVYRSRAAGGGEVWLTDTDRTLLRQTNLGGWTYFPPDRRDGVIIEQLGPARTIVGAPAGESELQRAAEEMVDRLVRLSRNEVTVQLTSLSAAENAYIIDALAMIVLGAEAAPRRDLRGLEVVRVGFGEAPRADYDGRTLDVTVDVRRGYAGRPSSDYIRRTIEDGA; this is translated from the coding sequence ATGATCAGGGGTCTTTCAACCCTTTTCGTGCTGGCGGCCGGGGTGTTGGCGCTGCTGGGCGCGGAAGGGGCCGCGCAGTCGAATCCGTTCCAGCAGCTGGCGCGCTCCGGACAGGAAGCGTCCGGCTCGCACTGGTATGAGCGCGTCGACGGGCGCGGCCGGCTGATCTTCGATCAGTCCGGACGGGCGGGCCTCGTGTGGGAAGAGGGTTCGATGGAAGTCGTCGCGGTCTATCGCAGCCGCGCCGCCGGGGGCGGAGAAGTCTGGCTCACCGACACGGACCGCACGCTGCTGCGCCAGACCAATCTGGGCGGCTGGACGTATTTCCCGCCCGACCGCCGCGACGGCGTCATCATCGAACAGCTCGGCCCGGCGCGCACGATCGTCGGCGCGCCTGCAGGCGAGTCCGAGCTTCAGCGCGCCGCCGAAGAGATGGTCGACCGGCTCGTCCGGCTCAGCCGCAACGAGGTCACCGTCCAGCTCACCAGCCTGTCTGCGGCGGAAAACGCCTATATCATCGACGCGCTGGCCATGATCGTTCTGGGGGCGGAAGCCGCCCCGCGACGCGATCTGCGCGGGCTCGAAGTGGTCCGCGTCGGCTTCGGCGAAGCGCCCCGCGCCGACTATGACGGCCGGACCCTCGACGTGACGGTGGACGTGCGCCGCGGGTATGCGGGCCGGCCGAGCTCGGATTACATCCGCCGCACGATCGAGGACGGCGCCTAG
- a CDS encoding cupin domain-containing protein produces MTRPAGDLGVQEIVRMLSMSPHPEGGWFVETFRDGPGPDGRARFTAIYFLLAADQVSAWHKVDAAEIWLWQAGAPLALTISEDGVNAASTRLGPDLRAGERPQAIVPANAWQAAESLGAWTLVSCVVAPGFEFSGFQLAPPHWRPSPDGPPL; encoded by the coding sequence ATGACGAGACCGGCCGGCGATCTGGGGGTTCAGGAAATCGTGCGCATGCTGTCGATGAGCCCGCACCCCGAGGGCGGCTGGTTCGTCGAGACCTTCCGCGACGGTCCGGGGCCCGACGGGCGGGCGCGTTTCACTGCGATCTATTTCCTGCTCGCCGCCGATCAGGTGTCGGCCTGGCACAAGGTGGACGCGGCGGAAATCTGGCTCTGGCAGGCCGGCGCGCCGCTTGCGCTGACGATCTCAGAAGACGGCGTGAACGCGGCGTCCACCCGGCTCGGGCCGGATCTGAGAGCGGGCGAACGGCCCCAGGCGATCGTGCCGGCGAACGCCTGGCAGGCCGCCGAATCGCTCGGCGCCTGGACGCTGGTCAGCTGCGTCGTCGCGCCCGGTTTCGAGTTTTCAGGGTTTCAGCTGGCGCCGCCGCACTGGCGGCCCTCGCCGGACGGCCCGCCGCTCTAG
- the gloB gene encoding hydroxyacylglutathione hydrolase has translation MALQVRRFACLQDNYGYLIACSQTGACAAIDTPDANRYLEEAEAAGWSIAEIWNTHHHWDHAGGNDEIRKAAGAAVIAPAAEAAAIGHVDRAVSHGDRVRLGDLEAQVIDVGGHTKGHIAYWFESEGAAFVGDALFALGCGRLFEGTPQQMHASLSRLRALPPETVIYCAHEYTQANARFALSVDPENPALQRYAEKVDLLRSKNEPTVPTVLAAELEANPFLRWDDPALRARLGLQQAEDWEVFAEVRRRKDAF, from the coding sequence ATGGCCCTTCAGGTCCGCCGCTTTGCCTGTCTTCAGGACAATTACGGATATCTCATCGCGTGCTCGCAGACCGGCGCGTGCGCGGCGATCGATACGCCGGACGCGAACCGCTATCTCGAAGAGGCCGAGGCGGCCGGCTGGTCGATCGCGGAGATCTGGAACACCCATCATCACTGGGACCATGCCGGCGGCAACGATGAGATTCGCAAGGCGGCCGGCGCGGCCGTGATCGCACCGGCGGCCGAAGCGGCTGCGATCGGCCATGTCGACCGGGCGGTGAGCCATGGCGACCGGGTGCGGCTGGGCGATCTCGAAGCCCAGGTCATCGATGTCGGCGGGCACACGAAAGGCCATATCGCCTACTGGTTTGAAAGCGAGGGCGCGGCCTTCGTCGGCGACGCGCTGTTCGCGCTGGGGTGCGGGCGATTGTTCGAAGGCACCCCGCAGCAAATGCACGCCTCACTGTCGCGGCTTCGCGCCCTGCCGCCCGAAACGGTGATCTATTGTGCGCACGAGTATACGCAGGCGAACGCCCGCTTTGCGCTCAGCGTCGATCCGGAGAATCCGGCGCTTCAACGCTATGCCGAAAAGGTCGATTTGCTGCGCAGCAAAAACGAGCCGACCGTGCCCACGGTGCTGGCCGCAGAGCTCGAAGCGAACCCGTTCCTGCGCTGGGACGATCCCGCGCTCAGGGCGCGCCTCGGCCTGCAGCAGGCCGAGGACTGGGAGGTCTTCGCCGAGGTTCGGCGGCGGAAGGACGCGTTTTAA